CGAGGCTAACGCCGCCATAGCAGACCAGGGCTAGCCTCAATTCCTTCTCACGCATCGGCGGCAACCTGCCAGCACGCATGGTTCGTGTCGAGCGAAGTTGGTTCCCGCGGCGTTAACCAATTCAGACTCTTTATCCCGCTTCCGGCTCGACTCACCGACTCGTTCGGGACTCGTTTAATAACCGGAACTATGCCCCGTCTCACGAGATCAAGGGGCTATTCCATGATTGCATCGAAAAACCGCCGTCGCGGCGGACAGGCGATTTTTGCGCTTGCCGCCGCCGGGCTGATCACGATGCCGGTGCGCGCCGACACGCCGAAGCCGTTCACGCCGAAGCTCGACGTGGTCAGCGTGATCGACGCCGACCGCGACGTGGTGGCGACGCCGGAGCCGGAAGCCGTCGAGACGGCGCCTACGCCCGAGCCCGCCTATGAGACCGTCGGCGAAGGCGAAGCGAGCTATTACGGCCACGAACTGGCCGGCAACCGCACCGCCAGCGGCGAGCGCTTCGACCCGCAGGCGCTGACCGCCGCCCACCGCACCCTGCCGCTCGGCAGCAAGCTGCGCGTTACCAACAAGGCCAACGGCAAGTCGGTCATCGTCCGCGTCAACGATCGCGGTCCGTTCGCCAAGCGCCGCGTCATCGATATGTCGCTCGCCGCCGCCCACAAACTCTCGATGGTCCGCGCCGGCAAGGCAACCGTGCGGATGGAGCTTCTGCGCTGACGCGCCTGTTCTGAATTGCGAATTTTCGCGCGCCCGTGCTTCCCCCTTTCCAAGCTCTTCGCGCCTGCCTAAGTGTATCGCCAGTCTGATACACAGCGGGAAGAGGCGAATATGATCAAGCACATAGTATTGGCAGGAGTCGCGACCCTGAGCGTGGCCATTGCCACCGCTCCGGCCTTTGCCGCCGAGTCTGTCGTCGTTCCCGTCGCCGCCAGGGGCAAGCCGCAGCTCGGCGCCTGGGGCGTCGACCTCCAGGGCATGGACAAGAATGTGAAGCCCGGCGACAGCTTCTTCGGCTTCGCCAACGGCAATTGGGCCAAGACCACCGAAATCCCGGCGGATCGCTC
This portion of the Sphingomonas sp. LY54 genome encodes:
- a CDS encoding septal ring lytic transglycosylase RlpA family protein; translated protein: MIASKNRRRGGQAIFALAAAGLITMPVRADTPKPFTPKLDVVSVIDADRDVVATPEPEAVETAPTPEPAYETVGEGEASYYGHELAGNRTASGERFDPQALTAAHRTLPLGSKLRVTNKANGKSVIVRVNDRGPFAKRRVIDMSLAAAHKLSMVRAGKATVRMELLR